Proteins from a single region of Streptomyces glaucescens:
- the gnd gene encoding phosphogluconate dehydrogenase (NAD(+)-dependent, decarboxylating): MQLGLIGLGKMGGNMRERIRRAGHTVVGYDRNPDLSDVSGLAELVERLDAPRTVWVMVPAGAPTQSVIDELADLLEPGDTVVDGGNSRWSDDEKHAAELGAKGIGFVDAGVSGGVWGLENGYALMVGGDKEHVDRVQPVFDALKPEGPYGYVHAGKVGAGHFAKMVHNGIEYAMMQAYAEGWELLEKVDSVTDVREVFRSWQEGTVIRSWLLDLAVNALDEDEHLEKLRGYAEDSGEGRWTVEAAIDNAVPLPAITASLFARFASRQDDSPQMKMIAALRNQFGGHAVEAAKK; the protein is encoded by the coding sequence ATGCAGCTCGGACTCATCGGCCTCGGCAAGATGGGCGGCAACATGCGCGAGCGGATCCGCCGCGCGGGCCACACCGTCGTCGGCTACGACCGCAACCCCGACCTCTCCGACGTGAGCGGTCTCGCCGAACTCGTCGAGCGGCTCGACGCGCCCCGCACCGTGTGGGTGATGGTCCCGGCCGGCGCGCCCACGCAGTCCGTCATCGACGAGCTGGCGGACCTGCTGGAGCCCGGGGACACCGTCGTCGACGGCGGCAACTCCCGCTGGAGCGACGACGAGAAGCACGCCGCCGAGCTGGGCGCCAAGGGCATCGGCTTCGTCGACGCCGGGGTCTCCGGCGGGGTGTGGGGCCTGGAGAACGGGTACGCGCTGATGGTCGGCGGCGACAAGGAGCACGTCGACCGGGTCCAGCCGGTCTTCGACGCGCTCAAGCCGGAAGGGCCGTACGGTTACGTGCACGCCGGCAAGGTCGGCGCGGGCCACTTCGCGAAGATGGTCCACAACGGCATCGAGTACGCCATGATGCAGGCCTACGCCGAGGGCTGGGAGCTGCTGGAGAAGGTCGACTCGGTGACCGACGTCCGCGAGGTGTTCCGCTCCTGGCAGGAGGGCACGGTCATCCGTTCCTGGCTGCTGGACCTGGCGGTCAACGCCCTCGACGAGGACGAGCACCTGGAGAAGCTGCGCGGTTACGCGGAGGACTCCGGCGAGGGCCGCTGGACGGTGGAGGCGGCGATCGACAACGCCGTGCCGCTGCCCGCGATCACCGCTTCGCTCTTCGCCCGGTTCGCGTCCCGCCAGGACGACTCCCCGCAGATGAAGATGATCGCCGCGCTGCGCAACCAGTTCGGCGGGCACGCCGTGGAGGCGGCGAAGAAGTAG
- the pgi gene encoding glucose-6-phosphate isomerase, with the protein MSDSPRLTRRPQWTALEDHRANWRAHLRELFADDPDRAERYVVRVGDLRIDYSKHLITDETLELLRELAAATGVFGLRDAMFRGERINTTERRAVLHTALRAPRDAVIEVDGENVVPGVHAVLDRMADFAERVRSGAWTGHTGKRIRNVVNIGIGGSDLGPAMAYEALRPYTARELTVRFVSNVDGADLHEAVRDLDPAETLFIVASKTFTTIETITNATSARNWLLDGPAGLGDEKAVAKHFVALSTNAGKVADFGIDTANMFEFWDWVGGRYSFDSAIGLSLMIAIGPAGFRDLLDGFHTVDEHFRTAPAEANAPLILGLLGIWYNNFHDAQSHAVLPYSHYLSKFTAYLQQLDMESNGKSVDRDGQEVGWQTGPVVWGTPGTNGQHAYYQLIHQGTKLIPADLIGFARPAGELSDDLKAQHDLLMANLFAQGQALAFGKTADEVRAEGVAEEQVPHRTFQGNHPTTTILAPELTPSVLGQLIALYEHKVFVQGAVWNIDSFDQWGVELGKVLAKRVEPALTEGADVPGLDPSTAALVAAYRDLKEEK; encoded by the coding sequence ATGTCCGACTCCCCCCGGCTCACCCGCCGCCCCCAGTGGACGGCCCTGGAGGACCACCGCGCGAACTGGCGGGCGCACCTGCGCGAGCTGTTCGCCGACGACCCCGACCGCGCCGAGCGGTACGTGGTGCGCGTCGGTGATCTGCGCATCGACTACTCCAAGCACCTGATCACCGACGAGACGCTGGAACTGCTGCGCGAGCTGGCCGCGGCGACCGGTGTGTTCGGGCTGCGGGACGCCATGTTCCGCGGCGAGCGGATCAACACGACCGAGCGGCGGGCGGTGCTGCACACCGCGCTGCGGGCGCCGCGCGACGCGGTGATCGAGGTCGACGGCGAGAACGTGGTGCCCGGTGTGCACGCGGTCCTCGACCGGATGGCCGACTTCGCCGAGCGGGTCCGCTCCGGGGCGTGGACCGGCCACACCGGCAAGCGCATCCGCAACGTCGTCAACATCGGCATCGGCGGCTCCGACCTCGGCCCCGCGATGGCGTACGAGGCGCTGCGGCCGTACACGGCTCGGGAGCTGACGGTCCGCTTCGTGTCCAACGTGGACGGCGCCGACCTGCACGAGGCCGTCCGCGACCTGGACCCGGCCGAGACGCTGTTCATCGTCGCGTCGAAGACCTTCACCACCATCGAGACGATCACCAACGCCACCTCGGCCCGCAACTGGCTGCTCGACGGCCCGGCCGGGCTCGGCGACGAGAAGGCGGTGGCGAAGCACTTCGTGGCGCTGTCGACGAACGCCGGGAAGGTGGCGGACTTCGGCATCGACACGGCCAACATGTTCGAGTTCTGGGACTGGGTCGGCGGCCGCTACTCGTTCGACTCGGCGATCGGCCTGTCGCTGATGATCGCCATCGGACCGGCCGGCTTCCGGGACCTCCTGGACGGCTTCCACACGGTCGACGAGCACTTCCGCACCGCGCCCGCCGAGGCCAACGCGCCGCTCATCCTCGGCCTGCTGGGCATCTGGTACAACAACTTCCACGACGCCCAGTCGCACGCGGTGCTGCCGTACAGCCACTACCTGTCCAAGTTCACCGCCTACCTCCAGCAGCTCGACATGGAGTCCAACGGCAAGTCCGTGGACCGCGACGGGCAGGAGGTCGGCTGGCAGACCGGGCCGGTGGTGTGGGGCACCCCCGGCACCAACGGCCAGCACGCCTACTACCAGCTCATCCACCAGGGCACCAAGCTCATCCCGGCCGACCTGATCGGCTTCGCCCGCCCCGCCGGCGAGCTGAGCGACGACCTCAAGGCGCAGCACGACCTGCTGATGGCCAACCTGTTCGCCCAGGGTCAGGCACTCGCCTTCGGCAAGACCGCCGACGAGGTCCGCGCGGAGGGCGTGGCCGAGGAACAGGTGCCGCACCGCACCTTCCAGGGCAACCATCCGACGACCACGATCCTGGCCCCCGAGCTGACCCCGTCGGTGCTCGGCCAGCTCATCGCGCTCTACGAGCACAAGGTGTTCGTGCAGGGCGCGGTGTGGAACATCGACTCCTTCGACCAGTGGGGCGTCGAGCTGGGCAAGGTGCTCGCCAAGCGCGTCGAGCCCGCGCTCACCGAGGGCGCCGACGTCCCCGGCCTCGACCCCTCCACCGCCGCCCTCGTCGCGGCGTACCGCGACCTCAAGGAAGAGAAGTAA
- the opcA gene encoding glucose-6-phosphate dehydrogenase assembly protein OpcA: MKIDLTDTTASKINKALVQGRRAIGTPAVGMVLTMVIVTDEENAYDAIKAAEQASHEHPSRTLVVIKRHARTPRERTQSRLDAEVRVGSEAGTGETVVLRTYGEVSDHADSVVLPLLLPDAPVVVWWPVDAPDVPAKDPLGALAQRRITDMYAVESPLRVLESRARSYAPGDTDLAWTRLTPWRSMLAAALDQARLTITSAAVESEADNPSAELLARWLEARLDVAVERVETAGPVVTGVRLGTEKGEIVIDRPEGPLATLTLPGQPPRTLALKVRPTSELIAEELRRLDADEMYAVALRGKDTEENA; this comes from the coding sequence ATGAAGATCGACCTGACCGACACCACGGCAAGCAAGATCAACAAGGCGCTGGTCCAGGGCCGCCGCGCCATCGGCACCCCGGCCGTGGGCATGGTGCTGACGATGGTCATCGTCACCGACGAGGAGAACGCCTACGACGCCATCAAGGCGGCCGAGCAGGCCTCGCACGAGCATCCCTCGCGCACCCTGGTCGTGATCAAGCGGCACGCCCGCACCCCGCGCGAGCGCACCCAGTCCCGGCTGGACGCCGAGGTCCGCGTCGGCTCCGAGGCCGGAACCGGCGAGACCGTCGTGCTGCGCACCTACGGCGAGGTGTCCGACCACGCGGACTCGGTGGTGCTGCCGCTGCTGCTGCCGGACGCCCCGGTCGTCGTGTGGTGGCCGGTGGACGCCCCGGACGTGCCCGCCAAGGATCCGCTGGGCGCGCTGGCGCAGCGCAGGATCACCGACATGTACGCCGTCGAGTCGCCGCTGCGGGTGCTGGAGAGCCGGGCCCGCTCCTACGCGCCCGGCGACACCGACCTGGCCTGGACCCGCCTCACCCCCTGGCGGTCGATGCTGGCCGCCGCCCTGGACCAGGCCCGGCTGACGATCACCTCGGCGGCCGTGGAGAGCGAGGCCGACAACCCCAGCGCGGAGCTGCTCGCCCGCTGGCTGGAGGCCCGGCTGGACGTCGCGGTCGAGCGGGTCGAGACCGCGGGACCGGTCGTCACCGGCGTCCGGCTCGGCACCGAGAAGGGCGAGATCGTCATCGACCGGCCCGAGGGCCCGCTGGCCACGCTGACCCTGCCCGGCCAGCCCCCGCGCACCCTCGCCCTGAAGGTGCGCCCCACTTCCGAACTCATCGCCGAGGAGCTGCGGCGCCTCGACGCCGACGAGATGTACGCCGTCGCCCTGCGCGGCAAGGACACCGAGGAGAACGCCTGA
- the zwf gene encoding glucose-6-phosphate dehydrogenase — protein sequence MSETPLDEKTAPRAGEETAPEAGRSTQAGEGTVPATGWANPLRDVRDRRLPRIAGPSGLVIFGVTGDLSRKKLMPAVYDLANRGLLPPGFSLVGFARRDWENQDFAEVVHNAVKEHARTPFREEVWQQLAEGMRFIPGDFDDDEAFKQLRAAVEELDTSRGTSGNYAYYLSVPPKFFPKVVQQLKKHGLADAPEGSWRRAVIEKPFGHDLASACELNAIVHDVFEPDQVFRIDHYLGKETVQNILALRFANQMFEPIWNRSYVDHVQITMAEDIGIGGRAGYYDGIGSARDVIQNHLLQLMALTAMEEPAAFDAESLLTEKLKVLKAVRLPEDLGRHTVRGQYVGGWQGGAQVRGYLQEDGIDPASTTDTYAAVKLGVDNRRWAGVPFYLRTGKRLGRRVTEIAVVFQRAPHSPFDSTATEELGQNAIVIRVQPDEGVTVRFGSKVPGTSMEIRDVTMDFAYGESFTESSPEAYERLILDVLLGDANLFPRHQEVEESWRILDPIEEYWATHGRPAQYASGSWGPKEADEMLARDGRSWRRP from the coding sequence ATGAGCGAGACCCCGCTCGACGAGAAGACCGCACCCCGGGCCGGTGAGGAGACCGCACCCGAGGCCGGGCGGAGCACCCAGGCCGGGGAGGGAACCGTTCCGGCGACCGGCTGGGCCAACCCGCTGCGCGATGTGCGCGACCGCCGGCTGCCGCGGATCGCGGGCCCGTCCGGGCTCGTCATCTTCGGTGTCACCGGCGACCTGTCCCGCAAGAAGCTGATGCCGGCCGTCTACGACCTGGCCAACCGCGGCCTGCTGCCGCCGGGCTTCTCGCTCGTCGGGTTCGCCCGCCGGGACTGGGAGAACCAGGACTTCGCCGAGGTCGTGCACAACGCCGTCAAGGAGCACGCCCGCACCCCCTTCCGCGAGGAGGTCTGGCAGCAGCTCGCCGAGGGCATGCGGTTCATCCCCGGCGACTTCGACGACGACGAGGCGTTCAAGCAGCTGCGCGCGGCGGTGGAGGAGCTGGACACCTCGCGCGGCACCAGCGGCAACTACGCCTACTACCTCTCCGTGCCGCCGAAGTTCTTCCCGAAGGTCGTGCAGCAGCTGAAGAAGCACGGTCTGGCGGACGCGCCCGAGGGGTCCTGGCGGCGCGCGGTCATCGAGAAGCCGTTCGGCCACGACCTGGCGAGCGCCTGTGAGCTGAACGCCATCGTGCACGACGTGTTCGAACCGGACCAGGTCTTCCGGATCGACCACTACCTGGGCAAGGAGACCGTCCAGAACATCCTGGCGCTGCGCTTCGCCAACCAGATGTTCGAGCCGATCTGGAACCGGTCGTACGTCGACCACGTGCAGATCACCATGGCCGAGGACATCGGCATCGGCGGCCGGGCCGGATACTACGACGGCATCGGCTCGGCCCGGGACGTCATCCAGAACCACCTGCTCCAGCTCATGGCGCTCACCGCCATGGAGGAGCCGGCCGCCTTCGACGCCGAGTCGCTGCTCACCGAGAAGCTGAAGGTGCTGAAGGCGGTGCGGCTGCCGGAGGACCTGGGCCGGCACACCGTGCGCGGGCAGTACGTGGGCGGCTGGCAGGGCGGCGCGCAGGTGCGCGGCTACCTCCAGGAGGACGGCATCGACCCGGCCTCCACCACCGACACCTACGCCGCGGTCAAGCTGGGCGTGGACAACCGCCGCTGGGCGGGCGTGCCGTTCTACCTGCGCACCGGCAAGCGGCTGGGCCGCCGGGTCACGGAGATCGCGGTGGTCTTCCAGCGCGCCCCGCACTCCCCCTTCGACTCGACGGCCACGGAGGAACTCGGCCAGAACGCGATCGTCATCCGGGTCCAGCCGGACGAGGGCGTCACGGTCCGGTTCGGCTCGAAGGTGCCGGGCACGTCGATGGAGATCCGGGACGTGACGATGGACTTCGCCTACGGCGAGTCCTTCACCGAGTCCAGCCCGGAGGCGTACGAGCGGCTGATCCTGGACGTGCTGCTCGGCGACGCGAACCTGTTCCCCCGTCACCAGGAAGTGGAAGAGTCCTGGAGGATCCTCGACCCGATCGAGGAGTACTGGGCCACGCACGGCAGGCCCGCCCAGTACGCGTCGGGCAGCTGGGGACCGAAGGAAGCCGACGAGATGCTCGCACGAGACGGACGGAGCTGGCGCAGGCCATGA
- the tal gene encoding transaldolase: MISVTEATARAGALKRLSDQGVSIWLDDLSRGRITSGNLAELVATSHVVGVTTNPSIFQAAIGSGAGYEDQLADLAVRGVTVDEAVRMMTTADVRAAADVLRPVYEATGGRDGRVSIEVDPRLAHDTAATIAEARQLAWLVDRPGVMIKIPATEAGLPAITEVVAQGISVNVTLIFSLERYRAVMDAYLAGLERAQAAGLDLSTIHSVASFFVSRVDSEIDKRLTLLGTDEALALKGRAALANARLAYEAYEDVFGGDRWLALAGAKANKQRPLWASTGVKDPAYKDTLYVDELVAPGTVNTMPEATLDAVRDHGEITGDTVSGGYAQARADLAAVERLGISYDEVVRQLEDEGVAKFETAWQDLLDAVTKSLLSKGVDA; encoded by the coding sequence ATGATCTCAGTGACCGAAGCAACCGCGCGTGCGGGAGCCCTCAAGCGCCTGTCCGACCAGGGCGTGTCGATCTGGCTGGACGACCTGTCCCGCGGTCGGATCACGTCCGGCAACCTCGCCGAACTCGTCGCGACCAGCCACGTGGTGGGCGTGACCACCAACCCGTCCATCTTCCAGGCGGCCATCGGCTCCGGCGCCGGGTACGAGGACCAGCTGGCCGACCTCGCCGTACGGGGCGTGACCGTGGACGAGGCCGTCCGCATGATGACGACCGCCGACGTGCGGGCCGCCGCCGATGTGCTGCGTCCCGTGTACGAGGCCACCGGCGGCCGCGACGGCCGGGTGTCCATCGAGGTGGACCCCCGGCTCGCCCACGACACGGCGGCCACGATCGCCGAGGCCAGGCAGCTCGCCTGGCTGGTCGACCGGCCGGGTGTCATGATCAAGATCCCGGCGACCGAGGCGGGCCTGCCCGCCATCACCGAGGTCGTCGCCCAGGGGATCAGCGTCAACGTCACGCTGATCTTCTCCCTGGAGCGCTACCGGGCGGTCATGGACGCCTACCTCGCCGGCCTGGAGCGGGCCCAGGCCGCGGGCCTGGACCTGAGCACCATCCACTCGGTCGCCTCCTTCTTCGTCTCCCGCGTCGACAGCGAGATCGACAAGCGGCTGACCCTCCTCGGCACCGACGAGGCCCTGGCCCTCAAGGGCCGGGCGGCGCTCGCCAACGCCCGGCTCGCCTACGAGGCGTACGAGGACGTCTTCGGCGGCGACCGCTGGCTGGCGCTGGCCGGGGCGAAGGCCAACAAGCAGCGCCCGCTGTGGGCGTCGACCGGGGTGAAGGACCCGGCGTACAAGGACACCCTGTACGTGGACGAGCTGGTCGCCCCGGGCACGGTCAACACGATGCCCGAGGCCACCCTCGACGCCGTGCGCGACCACGGCGAGATCACCGGCGACACCGTCAGCGGCGGCTACGCCCAGGCCCGCGCCGACCTCGCCGCCGTCGAGCGGCTGGGCATCTCCTACGACGAGGTCGTCCGGCAGCTCGAGGACGAGGGTGTCGCCAAGTTCGAGACCGCCTGGCAGGACCTGCTGGACGCGGTGACGAAGTCCCTGCTGAGCAAGGGAGTTGACGCGTAA
- the tkt gene encoding transketolase, whose translation MSTQTTDGFEWTDLDRRAVDTARLLAADAVQKVGNGHPGTAMSLAPAAYTLFQKVMRHDPADPEWAGRDRFVLSPGHTSLTLYTQLHLAGYELGLDDLKAFRTLGSKTPGHPEYGHTAGVETTTGPLGQGVANAVGMAMAARYERGLFDPDAPAGDSPFDHTVWAIVSDGDLQEGVSAEASSLAGHQRLGNLVLLYDDNHISIEGDTATAFSEDVLKRYEAYGWHTQRIEPAENGDVDVHALYAALRAARAETGRPSIIAMRTIIAWPAPNAQNTGAAHGSALGEEEIAATKRILGFDPERTFEVPDEVIKHTRRALDRGAEAHTAWDKQIAAWRTAQPERAAEFDRISRGELPAGWEESLPVFEPGRAVATRAASGKVLQALGEVIPELWGGSADLAGSNNTTIDKTSSFLPEGNPLPEADPYGRTVHFGIREFSMAAEMNGIALHGNTRVYGGTFLVFSDYMRNAVRMSALMQLPVTYVWTHDSIGLGEDGPTHQPVEHLAALRAIPGLNVVRPADANETAVAWREILRRHATRPAPHGLVLTRQGVPTYAPNEDAAKGGYVLREASTGAPDVLLLATGSEVQLAVAAAETLEAEGIGARVVSMPSVEWFEEQPRAYRESVLPPSVKARVAVEAGVGLTWYRFVGDAGRIVSLEHFGASADAKTLFAAYGFTADNVAAAARESVAAARG comes from the coding sequence ATGAGCACGCAGACAACCGACGGCTTCGAGTGGACCGACCTCGACCGGCGTGCCGTCGACACCGCGCGGCTGCTGGCCGCTGACGCCGTCCAGAAGGTGGGCAACGGCCACCCGGGCACGGCGATGAGCCTGGCCCCCGCCGCGTACACGCTCTTCCAGAAGGTGATGCGGCACGACCCCGCGGATCCCGAGTGGGCGGGCCGTGACCGGTTCGTCCTCTCCCCCGGGCACACCTCGCTGACCCTGTACACCCAGCTCCACCTCGCCGGGTACGAGCTCGGCCTGGACGACCTCAAGGCGTTCCGCACCCTCGGCTCCAAGACGCCCGGCCACCCCGAGTACGGGCACACCGCCGGGGTGGAGACGACGACCGGCCCGCTGGGCCAGGGGGTCGCCAACGCCGTCGGCATGGCCATGGCCGCCCGCTACGAGCGCGGCCTGTTCGACCCGGACGCGCCGGCCGGCGACTCCCCCTTCGACCACACCGTCTGGGCGATCGTCTCCGACGGCGACCTCCAGGAGGGCGTCTCCGCCGAGGCGTCCTCGCTCGCCGGCCACCAGAGGCTCGGCAACCTGGTCCTCCTCTACGACGACAACCACATCTCCATCGAGGGCGACACCGCGACCGCGTTCTCCGAGGACGTGCTGAAGCGCTACGAGGCGTACGGCTGGCACACCCAGCGGATCGAGCCCGCCGAGAACGGCGACGTGGACGTCCACGCCCTGTACGCGGCGCTGCGGGCCGCCCGCGCGGAGACCGGGCGGCCCTCGATCATCGCGATGCGCACGATCATCGCCTGGCCCGCGCCGAACGCGCAGAACACCGGGGCCGCGCACGGCTCGGCGCTCGGCGAGGAGGAGATCGCCGCCACCAAGCGGATCCTCGGCTTCGACCCGGAGCGGACCTTCGAGGTGCCCGACGAGGTCATCAAGCACACCCGCCGGGCGCTCGACCGGGGGGCCGAGGCGCACACCGCTTGGGACAAGCAGATCGCCGCCTGGCGCACCGCCCAGCCGGAGCGCGCGGCCGAGTTCGACCGGATCAGCAGGGGCGAGCTGCCCGCGGGCTGGGAGGAGTCGCTGCCGGTCTTCGAGCCCGGCAGGGCGGTCGCCACCCGGGCCGCGTCCGGCAAGGTCCTCCAGGCGCTGGGCGAGGTCATCCCCGAGCTGTGGGGCGGCTCCGCCGACCTGGCCGGTTCGAACAACACGACGATCGACAAGACGTCGTCCTTCCTGCCCGAGGGCAACCCGCTGCCCGAGGCGGACCCGTACGGCCGTACCGTCCACTTCGGCATCCGCGAGTTCTCCATGGCCGCGGAGATGAACGGCATCGCCCTGCACGGCAACACCCGCGTCTACGGCGGCACCTTCCTGGTGTTCTCCGACTACATGCGCAACGCCGTACGCATGTCCGCGCTGATGCAGCTGCCCGTGACGTACGTGTGGACGCACGACTCCATCGGTCTCGGCGAGGACGGCCCGACCCACCAGCCGGTCGAGCACCTGGCCGCGCTGCGCGCCATCCCGGGCCTGAACGTGGTCCGCCCGGCCGACGCCAACGAGACCGCCGTCGCCTGGCGCGAGATCCTGCGCCGCCACGCCACCCGGCCGGCCCCGCACGGCCTCGTCCTCACCCGGCAGGGCGTACCGACGTACGCGCCGAACGAGGACGCGGCCAAGGGCGGCTACGTGCTGCGCGAGGCGTCCACGGGAGCCCCGGACGTGCTCCTGCTCGCCACCGGCTCCGAGGTGCAGCTGGCCGTCGCCGCCGCCGAGACGCTGGAGGCGGAGGGGATCGGCGCCCGGGTGGTGTCGATGCCGTCCGTGGAGTGGTTCGAGGAGCAGCCGCGCGCCTACCGCGAGAGCGTCCTTCCGCCGTCCGTGAAGGCGCGTGTCGCTGTCGAGGCGGGGGTGGGTCTGACGTGGTACCGGTTCGTAGGTGACGCAGGACGCATTGTCTCCCTCGAACACTTCGGTGCCTCCGCCGACGCGAAGACCCTGTTCGCCGCCTATGGCTTCACCGCCGACAACGTCGCCGCGGCCGCCCGGGAATCCGTGGCCGCCGCGCGCGGTTGA
- a CDS encoding helix-turn-helix domain-containing protein — MVDRTNSAGDDDGIRTFAFPADRSISGVGMQVGPMGAGRTWHSEALLGRVHRIDFHVVLVFAAGPVRHMVDFTEYEATAGDVLWIRPGQVHRFTTTGEYRGTVLTMQPGFLPRATVEDTGLYRYDLPPLLRPDPPRLAALEASLAQLRREYEDTDTLPPGLHTAVLRHSLTAFLLRLAHLAAGSAEAAGRPGDTTFTLFRDAVEAGFATNHSVSAYADALGYSRRTLVRAVRAATGETPKAFIDKRVVLEAKRLLAHTDLPIGRVGAAVGFPDAANFSKFFHQHTETTPAAFRAELR; from the coding sequence ATGGTGGACAGAACGAACTCCGCGGGCGACGACGACGGCATCAGAACCTTCGCCTTCCCCGCCGACCGCAGCATCAGCGGTGTCGGTATGCAGGTCGGTCCGATGGGCGCCGGCCGTACCTGGCACTCCGAGGCCCTGCTCGGCCGCGTCCACCGCATCGACTTCCATGTCGTGCTGGTCTTCGCCGCCGGCCCCGTCCGCCACATGGTCGACTTCACCGAGTACGAGGCGACGGCCGGCGACGTGCTGTGGATCCGTCCAGGACAAGTGCACCGCTTCACGACCACCGGCGAGTACCGCGGAACCGTCCTGACCATGCAGCCCGGTTTCCTGCCCCGCGCCACCGTCGAGGACACCGGCCTGTACCGCTACGACCTGCCGCCGCTGCTCCGCCCCGACCCGCCGCGGCTCGCCGCGCTGGAGGCGTCCCTCGCCCAGCTGCGCCGCGAGTACGAGGACACCGACACCCTCCCGCCGGGCCTGCACACCGCGGTCCTGCGCCACTCCCTCACCGCGTTCCTGCTGCGCCTCGCCCACCTCGCGGCCGGCTCAGCCGAGGCCGCCGGCCGGCCGGGCGACACCACGTTCACCCTCTTCCGGGACGCCGTCGAGGCGGGCTTCGCCACCAACCACAGCGTCAGCGCCTACGCCGACGCCCTCGGTTACTCCCGCCGCACCCTCGTCCGCGCGGTGCGCGCCGCGACCGGTGAGACACCGAAGGCGTTCATCGACAAGCGGGTGGTGCTGGAGGCCAAGCGCCTGCTCGCGCACACCGATCTGCCGATCGGCCGGGTGGGCGCCGCGGTCGGCTTCCCCGACGCGGCGAACTTCTCCAAGTTCTTCCACCAGCACACGGAGACGACGCCGGCGGCGTTCCGCGCGGAGCTGCGATGA
- a CDS encoding glycoside hydrolase family 16 protein, which produces MSAPSGTSHRRGPLRRALIAAAGVLGLATAAATVTAPSATAAAPPPPSGWTQVFVDDFNGAAGTGVNTTNWRYATGTGYPGGPANWGTGEIETMTSSTDNVSLDGNGNLRITPRRDASGRWTSGRIETNRADFQPPAGGKLRVEARIQVPNVTGAAAKGYWPAFWMLGAPYRGNYWNWPAVGELDIMENTQGLNTVWATMHCGTSPGGPCNETSGIGGSTACPGTTCQAGFHTYRLEWDRSTSVEEIRFYVDNTHFHTVRENQVDATTWANATDHGYFLILNVAMGGGFPDAFGGGPDAGTVPGHSMVVDYVQVLSAGGSGTTPPPTGNRDAYGAIQAESFDGQSGVFTESTSDTGGGQNIGALANGDWALYRGVDFGSTPARQFVARVASGAGAGVSGLVEVRLDSRSNPPVGSFAVGNTGGWQSWRTVPANISSVTGTHDVYLTFTSGQPADFVNVNWFHFGR; this is translated from the coding sequence ATGAGCGCACCCTCCGGCACCTCGCACAGACGGGGTCCGCTGCGGCGGGCCCTGATCGCCGCCGCCGGCGTCCTGGGCCTGGCGACGGCCGCGGCGACGGTCACCGCCCCGTCCGCGACCGCCGCGGCCCCGCCGCCCCCGTCCGGCTGGACACAGGTCTTCGTCGACGACTTCAACGGCGCCGCCGGCACCGGCGTGAACACCACGAACTGGCGCTACGCGACCGGCACCGGCTACCCCGGCGGCCCCGCCAACTGGGGCACCGGCGAGATCGAGACGATGACGTCGAGCACCGACAACGTCTCGCTCGACGGCAACGGCAACCTCCGCATCACCCCGCGCCGCGACGCGTCCGGCCGCTGGACCTCCGGCCGGATCGAGACCAACCGCGCCGACTTCCAGCCCCCGGCGGGCGGCAAGCTGCGCGTCGAGGCCCGCATCCAGGTGCCGAACGTCACCGGTGCCGCCGCCAAGGGCTACTGGCCCGCGTTCTGGATGCTGGGCGCGCCCTACCGGGGCAACTACTGGAACTGGCCCGCCGTCGGCGAGCTGGACATCATGGAGAACACCCAGGGCCTGAACACGGTGTGGGCCACCATGCACTGCGGCACCTCGCCGGGCGGCCCGTGCAACGAGACCAGCGGCATCGGCGGTTCCACCGCGTGTCCCGGGACCACCTGCCAGGCCGGGTTCCACACCTACCGTCTGGAGTGGGACCGCTCGACGAGCGTGGAGGAGATCCGCTTCTACGTCGACAACACCCACTTCCACACCGTCCGCGAGAACCAGGTGGACGCGACGACCTGGGCCAACGCCACGGACCACGGCTACTTCCTCATCCTCAACGTGGCGATGGGCGGCGGTTTCCCGGACGCCTTCGGCGGCGGGCCGGACGCCGGGACCGTCCCGGGCCACTCCATGGTGGTCGACTACGTCCAGGTGCTGTCGGCCGGTGGGAGCGGTACCACGCCGCCGCCGACCGGCAACCGCGACGCGTACGGCGCCATTCAGGCCGAGTCGTTCGACGGCCAGTCCGGCGTGTTCACCGAGTCGACGTCCGACACGGGCGGCGGGCAGAACATCGGCGCCCTCGCGAACGGCGACTGGGCTCTCTACCGGGGCGTCGACTTCGGGTCCACGCCCGCCCGCCAGTTCGTCGCCCGCGTGGCGAGCGGGGCCGGCGCCGGGGTGAGCGGTCTGGTCGAGGTGCGGCTGGACAGCCGGAGCAACCCGCCCGTCGGCAGCTTCGCGGTCGGCAACACCGGAGGCTGGCAGTCGTGGCGCACGGTCCCGGCGAACATCTCGTCGGTCACCGGCACGCACGACGTGTACCTGACCTTCACCAGCGGACAGCCCGCGGACTTCGTGAACGTGAACTGGTTCCACTTCGGCCGCTGA